In the genome of Abyssalbus ytuae, the window GGTTCTTTTACCGGGGCGGTTTCTAATAAAAAAGGCCATTTTGAAGCTGCTAACGGAGGAACGATTTTTCTTGATGAAGTAGGCAATTTATCTTATGAAAATCAGGTACAATTATTAAGAGCCCTCCAGGAACGCAAAATAAAACCTATAGGCAGTAATACAGAAATTGATGTGGATATACGATTAATTGCCGCTACTAATGAGAACTTACAATTGGCCGTTCATAAAGGAGAATTCAGGGAAGATTTGTATCACAGGTTAAACGAATTTTCAATATCAGTGCCCAGTCTGAAAGAACGGGTTGAAGACCTTATGATATTTTGTGATACATTTCTTGAAAAAGCAAATCGTGACCTTAATAAAAATATAATCGGGTTTAGCAATGAAGTTCTTGATATTTTCAGAAAGTATTCATGGCCCGGTAATTTAAGGGAACTGATGAATGTGATTAAAAGGTCTGTTTTATTAACACAGGGAAATTTTGTTACTAAAGATGCTTTGCCTTATGAAATTGTAAATAACGATAGCTTTGTTAAAGACAGTGCCACTTTTAGCACTAAAGAAAACGAAAAAAAACTTATCATTAACGCGTTGGAAGAAACCAGCAATAATAAAACCAAGGCAGCTGAGCTTCTTAACATTACCCGAAAAACTCTTTACAATAAATTAAAGCAATACGAAATTGAAGTGTAATTAAGCCACTGTATTCGTTTCAAGTGCATTAAAGACAGCATGTATTCTCTTTTTTAATTTTTTAAACTGAGATTCAATGTTTTTATTATCGCTTTTTAGATCTATATGCTCCAATTTGTCCAGAATTTCAACTACATTCCTTGCCTCTATCTGCCTGAACATTGAGATCATTTTATGAGCACCTTCTTTAACATTCTGAATTTTTTTTTCTTTAATATAAAAATGCATTTTCTGAAGCTCGGCATTAGTGTTTAAAATAAAAGTCTCTATAATTTGCTGAACAGCTTCTTCATCATTGTCGAGCATTTTTCTAAGAGGAGTTAAATTAAATAAAGCATTATAAAATGGAGGTTCTTTCTTATTGTCGAAGCCGTTTTTGATAACGCTTTGTGTATTAAATATTTTTTCAATTACAAGTAATAAATCGTCCGGGGTATAGGGTTTGTATACCACTTCGCTGAAACCTGCTTTTAAATAATGACTTTTTTCAAGATCGTGACGGCCGGTAACCGCAACTACCGGCTGGTTTTTATAAGCATGCTCTTTTTTTGTCTTTAATATTTCCAAAAATCTGAAACCGTTCATTACAGGCATCTGAATATCCGTAATAATTAAATTGTATGATAAAGAATGAAGTTTTTCAAGTGCGTCGGAGGCATTTTTAAAACTGGTTACTTTAATACCGTGTTGTTTTAACACAGTGGAGTTTAATTCAAGTAAAACAGGATCATCATCTACCACCACTATCTGGAAATTATACTGTAAAAAGTTTAACTTTTCTTCCTTATCATTAGTTATGTATTTAGTGTTTGATGTTTGTAAAGGTATTTGCAAAATGAATTTGCTTCCAATATTTTCTTTACTCTTCAGCAGTAAATCACCATTTAATAACTGCGCCAGTTTTTTGGAGATTGTCAGGCCTAATCCTGCCCCCCCGTATTTTTTTTCAGTATCATCTTCGGCTTGTGTAAATTCTTTAAATATTAATTCCTGTTTTTCCTTTTTTATACCAATACCGGTATCTTCCACTGTAATGGTTGCTAATAAAGTATTATCATCTTTAAAGGTTGAATTTGCAGTTATTTTTATATACCCTTTTTGGGTAAACTTGTAGGCGTTGCCAATAAGGTTGGTTAATATTTCTCTTATCCTGAACGGATCACCCAAAAGTTCTTTCTCAAAAATATTATCGATCTCAAAAATAAGTTCAATAGGCTTTTGATTAATCGCCTTTATACTTTCGCCGGTTTCTGTAATAATTTTTTTAAGTTTAAAAGGAACTGTTTCTATTTTTATTTTGCCGGCTTCAAGTTTGGAGTAGTTAAGTAAATCATCAACAAGATTTGAAACATACTTTGAGGCACTCTTTATATTGTTTACATAGTACATTTCTTTTTCTTTCAGGGCGGCATTACCCAAAAGTTCGGTATAACCCAGAATGGTACTCAGTGGTGTCCTAAGATCGTGGCTGACACTCGATATTAACTGTTCCCTGC includes:
- a CDS encoding sigma-54-dependent transcriptional regulator, translated to MLNILVIEDDIAFCKVLERFLTKKNYQVTISYSVDEAKRKLTENKFEIVFTDLRLPDGDGLEILTHIKENFENTRVILMTSYAQVNTAVEAMKKGAFDYISKPFNPDEVLSVIKNAVDERLPENSNQALSPEKKISSPEPEKIVVGISVASKKLNEYIKLVAPTNMSVLITGESGTGKEVVAKSIHQNSDRKNFEFIAVDCGAIPKEIAGSEFFGHIKGSFTGAVSNKKGHFEAANGGTIFLDEVGNLSYENQVQLLRALQERKIKPIGSNTEIDVDIRLIAATNENLQLAVHKGEFREDLYHRLNEFSISVPSLKERVEDLMIFCDTFLEKANRDLNKNIIGFSNEVLDIFRKYSWPGNLRELMNVIKRSVLLTQGNFVTKDALPYEIVNNDSFVKDSATFSTKENEKKLIINALEETSNNKTKAAELLNITRKTLYNKLKQYEIEV
- a CDS encoding hybrid sensor histidine kinase/response regulator; amino-acid sequence: MNSSKSRITLKVLLSYFVLALLAIIVGWLILSEIISFSETKKNDTAEKNKMLKVSKILTLMYESEGMARASLQTNSRETLDNYFIKNDTLAIEIDSLSALFENLSQQKLLDSVKILLDQKEKNILELRKISTDPSSEKTLQKAINDFSKFESSLGKLTIEEFVENPETLSETNRKNLEEYVAILNKYSPKTSSSNISQKTLDSIITASKTLLREIRSLSYRQKRNLSLKENELLQKELTISQTIRQILTSIEADIEIAAFQMNYEREQALSKSLNVIAIAAIIGAVLSIIFSILILNDFWKTQRYRKELEKAAQYSSSLLKSREQLISSVSHDLRTPLSTILGYTELLGNAALKEKEMYYVNNIKSASKYVSNLVDDLLNYSKLEAGKIKIETVPFKLKKIITETGESIKAINQKPIELIFEIDNIFEKELLGDPFRIREILTNLIGNAYKFTQKGYIKITANSTFKDDNTLLATITVEDTGIGIKKEKQELIFKEFTQAEDDTEKKYGGAGLGLTISKKLAQLLNGDLLLKSKENIGSKFILQIPLQTSNTKYITNDKEEKLNFLQYNFQIVVVDDDPVLLELNSTVLKQHGIKVTSFKNASDALEKLHSLSYNLIITDIQMPVMNGFRFLEILKTKKEHAYKNQPVVAVTGRHDLEKSHYLKAGFSEVVYKPYTPDDLLLVIEKIFNTQSVIKNGFDNKKEPPFYNALFNLTPLRKMLDNDEEAVQQIIETFILNTNAELQKMHFYIKEKKIQNVKEGAHKMISMFRQIEARNVVEILDKLEHIDLKSDNKNIESQFKKLKKRIHAVFNALETNTVA